A window of Salmo trutta chromosome 5, fSalTru1.1, whole genome shotgun sequence contains these coding sequences:
- the LOC115193531 gene encoding FERM domain-containing protein 6 isoform X1: MSVSTTKQERTLCVLLPNKEQLDITVGVKSTGQDVFSQVSELLGIKELHFFGLTVVKDNEHIFLDMEDKLTKYFPKEWKQDSGKGLQKRSLPLVLCLKVQYYVENGRLICERKARRLYFSDLRERVLRSECRQQEEVYFQLAGYALQADLEDHPLPGKNQGGTRYFQPKEYFPPWIVAKRGVDYLLCHGPKVHKELWGMTPRDAVLHFIKEACRLEDVPVTFYRLQKDKKEERGTALLGLTLRGMQLYQEADNIRQLLYDFPWSNVGRLTFLGKKFEIQPDGLPSARKLVYYTGSPFRSRHLLLHLSNSHRLYLSLQPALKHLRQLEDSEEKKRYRESYISDDLDLDPPGGSEGGSPGLSRHSTSSSGIEADRDATRKHSSISMEDETGLRKRMEKCFSSAASHGSSHTSGVDTGSKARTDEEEWQEEVFCFSSPETQQASVDSPGEVSVDDPEEMLRLAELIEGVSVDCPVLTSETHCEGFNGDQVDRDEYLVTLRSKDTLGQILKSRSHCVDRHSQSLDDVRLFPPTAPLGTTLPPDSSHSYTFGLPLPDSQSNAKSPPGCNNGGYYLPLHCPAKGTFYGHRSMNCLSLDLLGDEQLLEFIL; this comes from the exons ATGTCTGTCTCCACCACCAAGCAGGAGAGAACCCTGTGTGTTCTGCTCCCTAATAAAGAACAGCTGGACATCACTGTGGGG gtcAAGTCCACAGGGCAGGATGTGTTCAGTCAGGTGTCTGAGCTCCTTGGAATAAAAGAGCTGCACTTCTTTGGCCTGACAGTGGTGAAGG ACAATGAGCACATCTTTCTGGACATGGAAGATAAGCTGACCAAGTATTTCCCTAAGGAATGGAAGCAAGATTCAGGGAAG GGGTTACAGAAGAGATCCCTCCCCCTGGTGCTCTGCCTCAAGGTGCAGTACTATGTGGAGAACGGCAGGCTCATCTG TGAGCGGAAGGCGAGGCGTCTGTACTTCTCTGACCTGAGGGAGAGGGTGTTGCGTTCTGAGTGTCGTCAGCAGGAGGAG GTGTACTTCCAGCTGGCTGGGTATGCTCTACAAGCTGACCTGGAGGATCATCCCCTACCTGGGAAGAACCAGGGAGGCACCCGCTACTTCCAACCCAAAGAGTACTTCCCTCCCTGG ATTGTGGCGAAGCGTGGGGTGGACTACCTGCTCTGTCACGGTCCCAAGGTACACAAGGAGCTGTGGGGCATGACGCCACGTGATGCGGTACTCCACTTCATCAAAGAGGCCTGTCGTCTCGAGGACGTCCCCGTCACCTTCTACAGGCTACAGAAG GacaagaaagaagagagaggcaCAGCTCTGCTGGGGCTGACCCTCAGAGGAATGCAGctttatcag GAGGCGGACAACATCCGCCAGCTTCTCTATGATTTCCCCTGGTCCAACGTGGGACGACTCACCTTCCTG GGGAAGAAATTTGAGATCCAGCCAGATGGTCTGCCGTCGGCCAGGAAGCTGGTCTACTACACTGGGTCTCCGTTCCGCTCGCGCCACCTCCTCCTGCACCTTAGCAACAGCCACCGACTCTACCTCAGTCTCCAGCCTGCCCTCAAACACCTCCGACAGCTGGAGGACAGCGAGG aGAAGAAGCGCTACAGGGAGTCGTACATCAGTGATGACCTGGATCTAGACCCTCCAGGGGGCAGCGAGGGGGGCAGCCCCGGCCTGTCCCGACACTCTACCTCCAGCTCGGGCATTGAGGCAGATCGCGATGCGACACGGAAACACAGCAGCATCTCCATGGAGGACGAGACTGGGCTGCGGAAGAGGATGGAGAAGTGTTTCAGTTCGGCGGCGAGTCACGGGAGTTCTCACACTTCGGGCGTGGACACGGGCAGCAAAGCACGCACTGATGAAGAGGAGTGGCAGGAAGAAG TATTCTGCTTCTCCTCTCCAGAGACCCAGCAGGCCAGTGTGGACAGCCCAGGAGAGGTTTCCGTGGACGACCCAGAGGAAATGCTGAGATTGGCTGAGCTGATTGAGGGCGTGTCAGTTGATTGTCCTGTGCTCACCTCAGAGACTCATTGTGAAG GATTCAATGGGGATCAGGTAGACAGAGATGAATACCTGGTGACACTACGCAGCAAAGATACCCTGGGACAG ATCCTGAAGTCAAGATCCCATTGCGTGGACCGCCACAGCCAGAGTCTGGATGACGTTCGCCTCTTCCCCCCTACCGCCCCCCTCGGCACGACTCTACCCCCTGACTCCTCCCACAGCTACACCTTTGGCCTGCCCCTCCCGGACTCCCAGAGTAACGCTAAGAGCCCCCCAGGGTGTAACAACGGGGGCTACTACCTCCCCCTCCACTGCCCGGCTAAGGGCACCTTCTATGGACACAGGTCTATGAACTGCCTGTCCCTGGATCTACTGGGAGATGAACAGCTGTTGGAGTTTATACTGTAG
- the LOC115193531 gene encoding FERM domain-containing protein 6 isoform X3: MSVSTTKQERTLCVLLPNKEQLDITVGVKSTGQDVFSQVSELLGIKELHFFGLTVVKDNEHIFLDMEDKLTKYFPKEWKQDSGKGLQKRSLPLVLCLKVQYYVENGRLICERKARRLYFSDLRERVLRSECRQQEEVYFQLAGYALQADLEDHPLPGKNQGGTRYFQPKEYFPPWIVAKRGVDYLLCHGPKVHKELWGMTPRDAVLHFIKEACRLEDVPVTFYRLQKDKKEERGTALLGLTLRGMQLYQEADNIRQLLYDFPWSNVGRLTFLGKKFEIQPDGLPSARKLVYYTGSPFRSRHLLLHLSNSHRLYLSLQPALKHLRQLEDSEEKKRYRESYISDDLDLDPPGGSEGGSPGLSRHSTSSSGIEADRDATRKHSSISMEDETGLRKRMEKCFSSAASHGSSHTSGVDTGSKARTDEEEWQEEGFNGDQVDRDEYLVTLRSKDTLGQILKSRSHCVDRHSQSLDDVRLFPPTAPLGTTLPPDSSHSYTFGLPLPDSQSNAKSPPGCNNGGYYLPLHCPAKGTFYGHRSMNCLSLDLLGDEQLLEFIL, from the exons ATGTCTGTCTCCACCACCAAGCAGGAGAGAACCCTGTGTGTTCTGCTCCCTAATAAAGAACAGCTGGACATCACTGTGGGG gtcAAGTCCACAGGGCAGGATGTGTTCAGTCAGGTGTCTGAGCTCCTTGGAATAAAAGAGCTGCACTTCTTTGGCCTGACAGTGGTGAAGG ACAATGAGCACATCTTTCTGGACATGGAAGATAAGCTGACCAAGTATTTCCCTAAGGAATGGAAGCAAGATTCAGGGAAG GGGTTACAGAAGAGATCCCTCCCCCTGGTGCTCTGCCTCAAGGTGCAGTACTATGTGGAGAACGGCAGGCTCATCTG TGAGCGGAAGGCGAGGCGTCTGTACTTCTCTGACCTGAGGGAGAGGGTGTTGCGTTCTGAGTGTCGTCAGCAGGAGGAG GTGTACTTCCAGCTGGCTGGGTATGCTCTACAAGCTGACCTGGAGGATCATCCCCTACCTGGGAAGAACCAGGGAGGCACCCGCTACTTCCAACCCAAAGAGTACTTCCCTCCCTGG ATTGTGGCGAAGCGTGGGGTGGACTACCTGCTCTGTCACGGTCCCAAGGTACACAAGGAGCTGTGGGGCATGACGCCACGTGATGCGGTACTCCACTTCATCAAAGAGGCCTGTCGTCTCGAGGACGTCCCCGTCACCTTCTACAGGCTACAGAAG GacaagaaagaagagagaggcaCAGCTCTGCTGGGGCTGACCCTCAGAGGAATGCAGctttatcag GAGGCGGACAACATCCGCCAGCTTCTCTATGATTTCCCCTGGTCCAACGTGGGACGACTCACCTTCCTG GGGAAGAAATTTGAGATCCAGCCAGATGGTCTGCCGTCGGCCAGGAAGCTGGTCTACTACACTGGGTCTCCGTTCCGCTCGCGCCACCTCCTCCTGCACCTTAGCAACAGCCACCGACTCTACCTCAGTCTCCAGCCTGCCCTCAAACACCTCCGACAGCTGGAGGACAGCGAGG aGAAGAAGCGCTACAGGGAGTCGTACATCAGTGATGACCTGGATCTAGACCCTCCAGGGGGCAGCGAGGGGGGCAGCCCCGGCCTGTCCCGACACTCTACCTCCAGCTCGGGCATTGAGGCAGATCGCGATGCGACACGGAAACACAGCAGCATCTCCATGGAGGACGAGACTGGGCTGCGGAAGAGGATGGAGAAGTGTTTCAGTTCGGCGGCGAGTCACGGGAGTTCTCACACTTCGGGCGTGGACACGGGCAGCAAAGCACGCACTGATGAAGAGGAGTGGCAGGAAGAAG GATTCAATGGGGATCAGGTAGACAGAGATGAATACCTGGTGACACTACGCAGCAAAGATACCCTGGGACAG ATCCTGAAGTCAAGATCCCATTGCGTGGACCGCCACAGCCAGAGTCTGGATGACGTTCGCCTCTTCCCCCCTACCGCCCCCCTCGGCACGACTCTACCCCCTGACTCCTCCCACAGCTACACCTTTGGCCTGCCCCTCCCGGACTCCCAGAGTAACGCTAAGAGCCCCCCAGGGTGTAACAACGGGGGCTACTACCTCCCCCTCCACTGCCCGGCTAAGGGCACCTTCTATGGACACAGGTCTATGAACTGCCTGTCCCTGGATCTACTGGGAGATGAACAGCTGTTGGAGTTTATACTGTAG
- the LOC115193531 gene encoding FERM domain-containing protein 6 isoform X2 produces MSVSTTKQERTLCVLLPNKEQLDITVGVKSTGQDVFSQVSELLGIKELHFFGLTVVKDNEHIFLDMEDKLTKYFPKEWKQDSGKGLQKRSLPLVLCLKVQYYVENGRLICERKARRLYFSDLRERVLRSECRQQEEVYFQLAGYALQADLEDHPLPGKNQGGTRYFQPKEYFPPWIVAKRGVDYLLCHGPKVHKELWGMTPRDAVLHFIKEACRLEDVPVTFYRLQKDKKEERGTALLGLTLRGMQLYQEADNIRQLLYDFPWSNVGRLTFLGKKFEIQPDGLPSARKLVYYTGSPFRSRHLLLHLSNSHRLYLSLQPALKHLRQLEDSEEKKRYRESYISDDLDLDPPGGSEGGSPGLSRHSTSSSGIEADRDATRKHSSISMEDETGLRKRMEKCFSSAASHGSSHTSGVDTGSKARTDEEEWQEEETQQASVDSPGEVSVDDPEEMLRLAELIEGVSVDCPVLTSETHCEGFNGDQVDRDEYLVTLRSKDTLGQILKSRSHCVDRHSQSLDDVRLFPPTAPLGTTLPPDSSHSYTFGLPLPDSQSNAKSPPGCNNGGYYLPLHCPAKGTFYGHRSMNCLSLDLLGDEQLLEFIL; encoded by the exons ATGTCTGTCTCCACCACCAAGCAGGAGAGAACCCTGTGTGTTCTGCTCCCTAATAAAGAACAGCTGGACATCACTGTGGGG gtcAAGTCCACAGGGCAGGATGTGTTCAGTCAGGTGTCTGAGCTCCTTGGAATAAAAGAGCTGCACTTCTTTGGCCTGACAGTGGTGAAGG ACAATGAGCACATCTTTCTGGACATGGAAGATAAGCTGACCAAGTATTTCCCTAAGGAATGGAAGCAAGATTCAGGGAAG GGGTTACAGAAGAGATCCCTCCCCCTGGTGCTCTGCCTCAAGGTGCAGTACTATGTGGAGAACGGCAGGCTCATCTG TGAGCGGAAGGCGAGGCGTCTGTACTTCTCTGACCTGAGGGAGAGGGTGTTGCGTTCTGAGTGTCGTCAGCAGGAGGAG GTGTACTTCCAGCTGGCTGGGTATGCTCTACAAGCTGACCTGGAGGATCATCCCCTACCTGGGAAGAACCAGGGAGGCACCCGCTACTTCCAACCCAAAGAGTACTTCCCTCCCTGG ATTGTGGCGAAGCGTGGGGTGGACTACCTGCTCTGTCACGGTCCCAAGGTACACAAGGAGCTGTGGGGCATGACGCCACGTGATGCGGTACTCCACTTCATCAAAGAGGCCTGTCGTCTCGAGGACGTCCCCGTCACCTTCTACAGGCTACAGAAG GacaagaaagaagagagaggcaCAGCTCTGCTGGGGCTGACCCTCAGAGGAATGCAGctttatcag GAGGCGGACAACATCCGCCAGCTTCTCTATGATTTCCCCTGGTCCAACGTGGGACGACTCACCTTCCTG GGGAAGAAATTTGAGATCCAGCCAGATGGTCTGCCGTCGGCCAGGAAGCTGGTCTACTACACTGGGTCTCCGTTCCGCTCGCGCCACCTCCTCCTGCACCTTAGCAACAGCCACCGACTCTACCTCAGTCTCCAGCCTGCCCTCAAACACCTCCGACAGCTGGAGGACAGCGAGG aGAAGAAGCGCTACAGGGAGTCGTACATCAGTGATGACCTGGATCTAGACCCTCCAGGGGGCAGCGAGGGGGGCAGCCCCGGCCTGTCCCGACACTCTACCTCCAGCTCGGGCATTGAGGCAGATCGCGATGCGACACGGAAACACAGCAGCATCTCCATGGAGGACGAGACTGGGCTGCGGAAGAGGATGGAGAAGTGTTTCAGTTCGGCGGCGAGTCACGGGAGTTCTCACACTTCGGGCGTGGACACGGGCAGCAAAGCACGCACTGATGAAGAGGAGTGGCAGGAAGAAG AGACCCAGCAGGCCAGTGTGGACAGCCCAGGAGAGGTTTCCGTGGACGACCCAGAGGAAATGCTGAGATTGGCTGAGCTGATTGAGGGCGTGTCAGTTGATTGTCCTGTGCTCACCTCAGAGACTCATTGTGAAG GATTCAATGGGGATCAGGTAGACAGAGATGAATACCTGGTGACACTACGCAGCAAAGATACCCTGGGACAG ATCCTGAAGTCAAGATCCCATTGCGTGGACCGCCACAGCCAGAGTCTGGATGACGTTCGCCTCTTCCCCCCTACCGCCCCCCTCGGCACGACTCTACCCCCTGACTCCTCCCACAGCTACACCTTTGGCCTGCCCCTCCCGGACTCCCAGAGTAACGCTAAGAGCCCCCCAGGGTGTAACAACGGGGGCTACTACCTCCCCCTCCACTGCCCGGCTAAGGGCACCTTCTATGGACACAGGTCTATGAACTGCCTGTCCCTGGATCTACTGGGAGATGAACAGCTGTTGGAGTTTATACTGTAG